In Alteracholeplasma palmae J233, a single genomic region encodes these proteins:
- the mutL gene encoding DNA mismatch repair endonuclease MutL gives MPKISILDATLSNMIAAGEVVERPSSVIKELVENALDAFANQIIIEVQNMGLHTIKVTDNGIGMSKEDAKLAFLRHATSKIKNKNDLSMIKTLGFRGEALPSIASVAKVKLETKTEDSEGYFVVFNGNELITEGTAVINQGTAVTVNDLFYNTPARFKYLKSEIAEKNAIIELFDKLALSYPSVQFILKIDDKEVKRTIGNGHVLTTMETIYGNQVTKNNFTFELEYQKINVKGYLMNPYNSRSRKKDINLFINQRYVKNYALTQAVVDGYHSFMMVNKYPIASIYITIDPSLVDVNVHPQKTEVKLINEQLLKFQIEQKIKETLISKPVELKEIKRDKEEVFSYKKENLFTEKVVEHPQYIKEESTFFFKPKEEVKKEEPFFSKKETLSNHPEVEIQEEAIKRTKLPDFDYIGTFSGTYLMFQNQDGLYLMDQHAAAERIRYEKYYKKLSEPRKEVKQLLLARPVLLPENDLAKIELYEKQLSEYGFLFSNQKIIGLPIWLDEDAIEETLETLLTMLSEDGKIEIIKLRDQLAKDMSCKGAIKANHQLSIHEINEIMKNLKECDNPYTCPHGRPVFIHFTHYEIEKMFKRIV, from the coding sequence ATGCCCAAAATTAGTATATTAGATGCGACATTATCAAATATGATTGCTGCTGGGGAAGTGGTGGAGCGTCCTTCTTCTGTTATTAAAGAACTTGTTGAAAATGCCTTAGATGCATTTGCAAATCAAATTATTATTGAAGTACAAAATATGGGACTTCACACAATTAAAGTAACAGATAACGGTATTGGAATGTCTAAAGAAGATGCAAAACTAGCTTTTTTAAGACATGCTACTAGTAAAATCAAAAATAAAAATGATTTATCAATGATTAAAACTTTAGGGTTTAGAGGTGAAGCCTTGCCTTCAATCGCTTCTGTGGCTAAAGTAAAACTTGAAACTAAAACAGAAGACTCTGAAGGCTACTTTGTTGTATTTAATGGCAATGAACTCATAACAGAAGGAACAGCTGTTATTAATCAAGGAACAGCAGTCACAGTCAATGATTTATTTTATAATACACCAGCACGCTTCAAGTATTTAAAATCTGAAATTGCAGAAAAAAACGCAATTATTGAATTATTTGATAAACTCGCACTGTCATATCCTTCTGTCCAATTTATCTTAAAAATAGATGATAAAGAAGTTAAAAGAACTATCGGAAATGGGCATGTTTTAACAACCATGGAAACCATTTATGGAAACCAAGTTACTAAAAATAATTTCACCTTTGAATTAGAATATCAAAAAATTAATGTTAAAGGATATCTAATGAACCCTTATAATAGTCGTTCTAGAAAAAAAGATATCAACCTTTTTATCAATCAAAGATATGTTAAAAATTATGCTTTAACACAGGCTGTTGTAGATGGATACCATAGTTTTATGATGGTCAATAAATATCCTATAGCCTCTATTTATATTACAATTGATCCTAGTTTAGTAGATGTTAATGTGCATCCACAAAAAACAGAAGTAAAATTAATCAATGAACAATTATTAAAATTTCAAATTGAACAAAAAATTAAAGAAACTCTCATTAGTAAACCAGTTGAATTAAAAGAGATCAAAAGAGATAAAGAAGAAGTTTTTAGTTATAAAAAAGAAAATTTATTTACAGAAAAAGTTGTAGAACACCCTCAATATATCAAAGAAGAAAGCACCTTCTTTTTTAAACCTAAAGAAGAAGTGAAAAAAGAAGAACCATTCTTTTCTAAAAAAGAAACTCTTTCAAATCATCCTGAAGTTGAAATTCAAGAAGAAGCTATTAAAAGAACTAAACTACCAGATTTTGATTATATTGGTACTTTTAGTGGAACTTACCTCATGTTTCAAAATCAAGATGGTCTTTATTTAATGGATCAACACGCGGCTGCTGAAAGAATTAGATATGAAAAGTACTATAAAAAACTAAGTGAACCTAGAAAAGAAGTAAAACAATTGCTTCTAGCTAGACCTGTTCTATTACCGGAAAATGATTTAGCTAAAATAGAACTATATGAAAAACAATTAAGTGAATACGGCTTTTTATTTTCAAATCAAAAAATAATAGGATTACCTATCTGGTTAGACGAAGATGCTATTGAAGAAACACTAGAAACCCTTTTAACAATGCTATCTGAAGATGGTAAAATAGAAATTATTAAACTAAGAGATCAATTAGCAAAAGATATGAGTTGTAAAGGCGCTATTAAAGCAAATCATCAATTAAGCATTCATGAAATAAATGAGATTATGAAAAACTTAAAAGAATGCGATAATCCATATACATGTCCTCATGGTAGACCGGTATTTATTCACTTTACACACTATGAAATTGAAAAGATGTTTAAAAGAATCGTATGA
- the miaA gene encoding tRNA (adenosine(37)-N6)-dimethylallyltransferase MiaA → MKKVIVITGPTASGKTKLSIDLAKKYHAEIINGDSVQVYKEFNIGSAKITETEKEGITHHLLDLIEPEDTYSIYQFQTDVRKLIDSIKLPMIVGGSGLYIKSALYQYELTDNQIGSAKAMSDLDIEETYLKLKELDPNTTVDKNNPQRVLRAYNDALTGKLRSEKNGKNIPLYDILILYLNIPRDTLRQRVTLRLDMMLENNFIDEVKTIKEKYPNANLNVIGYREINDYLENRITLETARQTIITKTMQFAKRQKTWVKNQMSPIILEALDEKLLEKASAHIDDFLRS, encoded by the coding sequence ATGAAAAAAGTAATTGTTATTACAGGACCGACTGCCTCAGGGAAAACCAAATTATCTATTGATCTTGCTAAAAAATACCATGCAGAAATTATCAATGGAGATTCAGTTCAAGTATATAAAGAATTTAACATTGGCAGTGCTAAAATCACTGAAACTGAAAAAGAAGGCATTACACATCATTTATTAGATTTAATTGAACCTGAAGATACTTATAGTATCTATCAATTTCAAACAGATGTTAGAAAATTAATTGATAGTATAAAACTTCCTATGATTGTAGGAGGAAGTGGCTTATATATTAAATCAGCTCTTTATCAATATGAACTAACAGATAACCAAATAGGGTCTGCTAAAGCAATGAGTGACCTTGATATTGAAGAAACCTATTTAAAATTAAAAGAGCTAGATCCTAACACAACAGTTGATAAAAATAACCCACAACGTGTTTTAAGAGCATATAACGATGCTTTAACAGGAAAACTTAGATCAGAAAAGAATGGGAAAAATATACCATTGTATGACATATTAATTTTATACTTAAATATACCTAGAGATACTTTAAGACAACGTGTTACTTTAAGACTAGATATGATGCTAGAAAATAACTTTATTGATGAAGTTAAAACAATCAAAGAAAAATATCCGAACGCTAATTTAAATGTTATTGGATATCGTGAAATCAACGATTATTTAGAAAATAGAATAACACTAGAAACAGCAAGACAAACAATTATTACTAAAACCATGCAGTTTGCTAAAAGACAAAAAACATGGGTTAAAAACCAAATGTCACCTATTATCTTAGAAGCACTAGATGAAAAATTACTAGAAAAAGCATCGGCGCATATAGATGATTTTTTAAGGAGTTAA
- a CDS encoding shikimate kinase: protein MRIYIIGMPGSGKSTVSKQLAEKISYELYDLDSEIEKNSHMFIDQIFSEYGEETFRNLETKELEKTVELKNVVVSCGGGIVTQKRNKRTTQTGLTIYIDTNIDIIKKRLEKDTTRPLLKSNNLENLYEKRFLKYQNFADWIVSNDKDSSQTVEKIVEYLKGKNII from the coding sequence ATGAGGATTTATATTATAGGAATGCCAGGATCTGGAAAATCAACAGTTAGTAAGCAGTTAGCTGAAAAAATCTCATATGAACTTTATGATTTAGATAGTGAAATTGAGAAAAACAGTCACATGTTTATTGACCAAATTTTCAGTGAATACGGAGAAGAGACCTTCAGAAATCTAGAAACTAAAGAATTAGAAAAAACAGTAGAGTTAAAAAATGTTGTCGTTTCATGTGGAGGTGGCATTGTCACTCAAAAACGAAATAAAAGAACGACGCAAACAGGTTTAACCATTTATATAGATACCAATATTGATATCATAAAAAAAAGATTAGAAAAAGATACAACAAGACCATTGTTAAAGTCTAATAATTTAGAAAACTTATATGAAAAAAGATTTTTAAAATATCAAAACTTTGCAGACTGGATCGTTTCTAATGATAAAGATAGCAGTCAAACAGTAGAAAAAATTGTAGAATATCTAAAAGGAAAAAATATCATATGA
- a CDS encoding type II 3-dehydroquinate dehydratase, with the protein MKILCLHGPNLNMLGKRDPLHYGNMTLEMLCNKISNTFEQVDFTFYQSNHEGDLIDLIQNANEYDALLINAGAYTHTSIAIRDALEIVLIPKAEAHLSDIQNREEFRKINYLKDVLDGSFYGKKEESYFEAIRFLLSRLEK; encoded by the coding sequence ATGAAAATATTATGTTTACATGGACCTAATCTTAATATGTTAGGAAAAAGAGATCCACTTCATTACGGAAATATGACCCTTGAAATGCTCTGTAATAAAATTTCTAATACATTTGAACAAGTAGATTTTACTTTCTATCAAAGTAATCATGAAGGAGATTTAATAGACCTTATTCAAAATGCTAATGAATACGATGCTTTATTAATTAATGCAGGTGCATATACACATACAAGCATCGCAATCAGAGATGCTCTAGAAATAGTTTTAATCCCTAAGGCAGAAGCACATTTAAGTGATATTCAAAACAGAGAAGAGTTTAGAAAGATAAATTACTTAAAAGATGTCTTAGATGGCAGTTTTTATGGAAAAAAAGAAGAAAGTTACTTTGAGGCAATACGTTTTTTATTGTCAAGATTAGAAAAATAA
- the efp gene encoding elongation factor P has protein sequence MISTNEFKTGQTINFEGNLFQVLEFMHVKPGKGAAFVRTKLRNLRTGAVIDYTFNAGTKVERAQIDKTPMQYLYAAGDNYVFMNTESYEQIEIPYKQIENELKFIYEGMTVDIMFYNETEILGVLVPDKITLKVVDTPDGVKGDTKTNAMKDAVLETGLVIKVPLFISNGEKIVVNTQECAYVSREK, from the coding sequence ATGATTAGTACAAACGAATTTAAAACAGGACAAACAATTAACTTTGAAGGTAATTTATTCCAAGTTTTAGAATTTATGCATGTTAAACCAGGAAAAGGTGCTGCTTTTGTAAGAACAAAATTACGTAACCTTAGAACAGGAGCAGTCATTGATTATACATTTAATGCTGGAACTAAAGTAGAACGTGCTCAAATTGATAAAACTCCAATGCAATACTTATATGCAGCAGGGGATAACTATGTTTTCATGAACACTGAAAGCTATGAACAAATAGAAATTCCATACAAACAAATTGAAAATGAACTTAAGTTTATTTATGAAGGAATGACCGTAGATATTATGTTTTATAATGAAACAGAAATACTTGGTGTTTTAGTCCCAGATAAAATCACTTTAAAAGTTGTTGATACACCAGATGGCGTTAAAGGTGATACAAAAACTAATGCTATGAAAGATGCAGTATTAGAAACTGGATTAGTAATTAAAGTACCATTGTTTATATCAAATGGAGAAAAAATTGTTGTAAATACTCAAGAATGCGCATACGTTTCAAGAGAAAAATAA
- a CDS encoding pseudouridine synthase → MERLQKVLAQANVASRRKAEELILEKKVKVNGKIVSELGFKVSRKDQIEVDGKPIEFAPLCYYLLNKPTGYLSTVSDDKKRRTILDLFEPEDKENRIYPVGRLDYDTAGLLLVTNDGELTKKLTHPTSEIAKQYLVRVKGIVIKDKIRKLREGVIIDDNYLAVPKEVQLMELDKKNQSTLIRIIITEGKNKQVRKMMEAIGHPVKNLTRDQYAFLNLEGVKRGTYRKLKLHEVKQLKNL, encoded by the coding sequence ATGGAAAGACTACAAAAAGTTCTAGCCCAAGCAAACGTTGCTTCTAGAAGAAAAGCTGAAGAACTTATTTTAGAAAAAAAAGTTAAAGTTAACGGAAAAATTGTTTCTGAATTAGGTTTTAAAGTATCAAGAAAAGATCAAATAGAAGTAGATGGAAAGCCTATAGAATTTGCTCCATTATGTTACTATTTACTAAACAAACCAACAGGATATCTATCTACAGTTTCTGATGATAAAAAAAGAAGAACAATTCTTGATTTATTTGAACCTGAAGATAAAGAAAATAGAATTTATCCAGTGGGAAGACTTGATTATGATACAGCAGGGTTATTATTAGTTACTAATGATGGGGAATTAACAAAAAAATTGACACACCCAACATCAGAAATTGCTAAACAATATCTTGTAAGAGTAAAAGGAATTGTTATTAAAGATAAAATTAGAAAACTTAGAGAAGGCGTTATTATTGATGATAATTACTTAGCCGTTCCTAAGGAAGTTCAACTTATGGAACTTGATAAAAAAAATCAATCTACTTTAATAAGAATTATCATTACTGAAGGAAAGAATAAACAAGTGCGAAAAATGATGGAAGCTATTGGACACCCAGTTAAAAACTTAACAAGAGATCAATATGCATTTTTAAATTTAGAAGGTGTAAAAAGAGGAACTTACAGAAAACTTAAATTACACGAAGTAAAACAATTAAAAAACTTATAA
- the cmk gene encoding (d)CMP kinase: MGGFKLAIDGPAGSGKSTISSLLAKKLGWTHIDTGAMYRAVTLYALNNKVNLEDETSYKFLENIKIEYKNNRIYIDNVDVSEDIRNEQINKYVSLVSSFSYVRKKLVEIQKETIQNGNIIMDGRDIGTVVIPEADLKLFLTAHVEERAKRRHKEQKQKGDVHEINQVIEEIKLRDSKDSTRKESPLRKASDAIEFDTTNYTIDQVVDKIIELIKSKEQ; this comes from the coding sequence ATGGGAGGATTTAAACTTGCCATTGATGGACCAGCAGGTTCAGGAAAGAGTACAATTAGCTCATTATTAGCAAAAAAATTAGGATGGACGCATATTGACACAGGAGCAATGTATCGAGCAGTTACCCTATATGCGCTAAATAATAAAGTCAATTTGGAGGATGAAACCTCATATAAATTTCTAGAAAATATCAAAATTGAATATAAAAACAATCGTATTTATATTGATAATGTTGATGTAAGTGAAGACATTAGAAATGAACAAATTAATAAATATGTATCATTAGTTTCTTCATTTTCATATGTTAGAAAAAAATTAGTAGAAATTCAAAAAGAAACTATCCAAAATGGAAATATCATTATGGACGGAAGAGATATAGGAACAGTAGTTATCCCTGAGGCAGATTTAAAATTATTTTTAACAGCTCATGTTGAAGAAAGAGCTAAAAGACGTCACAAAGAACAAAAACAAAAAGGTGATGTCCACGAAATTAATCAAGTTATTGAAGAAATCAAACTACGTGATAGTAAAGATTCTACAAGAAAAGAATCCCCACTTAGAAAAGCAAGCGATGCTATAGAGTTTGACACCACTAATTACACAATTGACCAAGTCGTTGATAAAATAATAGAATTAATAAAATCGAAGGAGCAATAA
- a CDS encoding S1 RNA-binding domain-containing protein, whose translation MTDIKTPKKGQIIEAPVVKVDKNVIYLDVQYITEGTIYLNEYDLPAPETFKGLVKVGDIVRAKIMKISEGDDSTQILLSRLPLIKEEKLQTIEEDFKKQNVISTKVKDVLEKGLVLNYHGYELFLPYSLMDFDLTEKKDTLKNTKLDVVIAEFKEKPRLKLIATRKPIYEQARQEAYEKRQELRQEELDKIQTGDVLTGTVEKLESHAASIKFDHVMGMLRISQISHFRIENINEVLKVGQEVTVKVIKKEGNRLDLSMKALLKTPFENYVLENKKGQTVKGTVVQKLPFGIIVEVAKDVKGLLHKSEYAWNPADNFDSYIKIGDEIEVVILNVDKKQERLQLSKKALENNPWKDISLKRGDEVEVIVTEITKDGLKVGYEGIDGLIPTNELAMEKVNPDEAFNVNDRVKAIVTDFNKNQWILTLSIKKLEEALEKASYEKYLNEDEELENITLGDLFEDFKK comes from the coding sequence ATGACTGATATTAAAACCCCTAAAAAAGGACAAATCATAGAAGCACCAGTAGTAAAGGTAGATAAAAATGTAATATATCTAGATGTTCAATACATTACAGAAGGAACTATTTATTTAAATGAATATGACTTACCAGCACCAGAAACTTTTAAAGGATTAGTAAAAGTTGGAGATATCGTACGTGCTAAAATTATGAAAATTTCAGAAGGTGATGATAGTACACAAATATTATTATCAAGATTACCTTTAATTAAAGAAGAAAAATTACAAACAATTGAAGAAGATTTTAAAAAACAAAACGTTATTTCAACTAAAGTAAAAGATGTTTTAGAAAAAGGCTTAGTTTTAAACTATCATGGATATGAACTCTTTTTACCATATTCATTAATGGATTTTGACTTAACTGAGAAAAAAGATACACTTAAAAATACTAAATTAGATGTTGTGATTGCAGAATTCAAAGAAAAACCAAGATTAAAATTAATCGCAACTAGAAAACCAATTTATGAACAAGCTAGACAAGAAGCATATGAAAAACGTCAAGAATTAAGACAAGAAGAATTAGATAAAATTCAAACAGGTGATGTTTTAACTGGAACAGTAGAAAAACTTGAATCACACGCAGCATCAATTAAATTTGATCATGTTATGGGAATGTTAAGAATTTCACAAATCAGTCATTTTAGAATTGAAAATATTAATGAAGTTTTAAAAGTTGGACAAGAAGTAACTGTTAAAGTAATTAAAAAAGAAGGAAACAGACTAGATTTATCTATGAAAGCTCTGTTAAAAACACCATTTGAAAATTACGTTTTAGAAAACAAAAAAGGACAAACAGTTAAAGGAACTGTTGTTCAAAAATTACCTTTTGGTATTATTGTTGAAGTTGCAAAAGATGTTAAAGGATTACTTCACAAAAGTGAATATGCTTGGAATCCTGCTGATAACTTTGATAGTTATATTAAAATAGGTGATGAAATAGAAGTTGTTATTTTAAATGTAGATAAAAAACAAGAACGTTTACAACTATCTAAAAAAGCATTAGAAAATAACCCATGGAAAGATATTTCATTAAAACGTGGCGATGAAGTAGAAGTCATCGTAACAGAAATTACTAAAGATGGCTTAAAAGTTGGATATGAAGGAATAGATGGTTTAATTCCAACTAATGAATTAGCAATGGAAAAAGTAAATCCAGATGAAGCATTTAATGTAAATGATAGAGTAAAAGCTATTGTTACTGACTTTAATAAAAATCAATGGATCTTAACATTATCAATCAAAAAATTAGAAGAAGCACTAGAAAAAGCTTCATACGAAAAATACCTAAACGAAGATGAAGAATTAGAAAATATCACTTTAGGGGATTTGTTTGAAGACTTTAAAAAATAA
- the der gene encoding ribosome biogenesis GTPase Der, with the protein MPFKVAIVGRPNVGKSSLFNRIIGERLSITDDKAGVTRDRIYAQALWLTKKFSVIDTGGIDIGDAPFLTQIKEQAHVAMDEADVIIFVVDGKTGLVDSDRYIAKLLYKTEKPVILVVNKIDDLALVSNTYEFYSLGFDEPIAVSTNHGIGIGDLLDKVISYQTEDEVDYDLSTIKFSLIGRPNVGKSSLTNAILSQERVIVSEISGTTTDAIDTPFRRHKQDYVVIDTAGIKKRGKVYENTDKYSVLRALSALERSDVACLVLDGEEGIVEQDKNVAGYIVENHKACVIVVNKWDAVLKDDKTMKKFEEKIRDEFKFLDYAPIVFVSAKNKERIQTLFPSLELAYSNFIKQIPTSVMNDVLQDAVAMNPAPLFNKGRAKFNYMTQVAIKPPTFVCFVNNPDFVHFSYERYLHNQFRKSFDLEGTPIKLILRKKE; encoded by the coding sequence ATGCCATTTAAAGTAGCAATCGTAGGCCGACCAAATGTAGGGAAATCAAGTCTTTTTAACCGTATTATCGGTGAAAGACTTTCCATTACAGATGACAAGGCTGGAGTAACAAGAGATAGAATATACGCACAAGCTTTATGGCTTACTAAAAAGTTTAGCGTAATTGACACCGGGGGAATTGATATTGGTGATGCCCCTTTTTTAACACAAATAAAAGAACAAGCTCATGTCGCAATGGACGAAGCAGATGTAATTATATTTGTTGTTGATGGAAAAACAGGACTAGTAGATAGCGATCGTTATATTGCAAAACTACTTTATAAAACTGAAAAACCAGTTATTTTAGTCGTTAATAAAATAGATGACTTAGCCTTAGTATCAAATACGTATGAATTTTATTCATTAGGATTTGACGAACCAATTGCAGTAAGTACTAACCATGGTATTGGTATTGGGGACTTACTAGATAAAGTTATTTCATATCAAACAGAAGATGAAGTAGATTATGATTTAAGCACGATTAAATTTAGTTTAATTGGAAGACCAAATGTAGGAAAATCAAGTTTAACTAACGCAATCTTATCACAAGAAAGAGTTATTGTATCAGAAATATCAGGAACAACAACTGATGCTATTGATACTCCTTTTAGAAGACATAAACAAGACTATGTTGTTATTGATACTGCAGGTATTAAAAAACGCGGTAAAGTTTATGAAAATACAGACAAATATAGCGTTTTAAGAGCTTTAAGTGCCTTAGAACGATCAGATGTGGCTTGTTTAGTTTTAGATGGCGAAGAAGGCATTGTCGAACAAGATAAAAATGTTGCAGGTTATATAGTAGAAAACCATAAAGCTTGTGTAATTGTTGTAAACAAATGGGATGCTGTTTTAAAAGATGATAAGACAATGAAAAAATTCGAAGAAAAAATTCGAGATGAATTTAAATTCTTAGACTATGCACCTATTGTGTTTGTGTCAGCTAAAAATAAAGAAAGAATTCAAACTTTATTCCCATCACTAGAATTAGCTTATTCAAACTTTATTAAACAAATACCAACAAGTGTTATGAATGATGTTTTACAAGATGCAGTAGCAATGAATCCAGCACCTCTTTTCAATAAGGGACGTGCTAAATTCAACTATATGACACAAGTTGCTATTAAACCACCGACATTTGTATGTTTTGTTAATAATCCAGATTTTGTCCACTTTTCTTATGAAAGATACTTACATAATCAATTTAGAAAATCATTTGATTTAGAAGGCACTCCAATTAAACTTATTCTAAGAAAGAAGGAATAA
- a CDS encoding NAD(P)H-dependent glycerol-3-phosphate dehydrogenase, translating into MNLSVIGGGSWGSTLAQVLTDNGHSVLVYDINPVYVDKINHQKHPFFDEPLKDIKATNNLKEALEFSDLILLSVPTKAMRDVLKEINSLINSKKSFVNVSKGIEPETLKRVSEIVKEEINPENLENYAVLTGPSHAEEVILRKLTLLTSASDNPEFAKQIQCIFSNDTYLRVYTSSDLIGCEVGGAVKNAIAVVSGILSGHGLGENARAALITRGILEIIRVVKVMGGKTETAFGLTGIGDLIVTASSENSRNFTAGKKIGSGINASKAVEESVQTVEGIRTIQAMHLLSIEKNIELPIIDIAYDVIFNNLSVEQAVAHLLTRDLKEEKLD; encoded by the coding sequence ATGAATTTAAGTGTTATTGGTGGAGGCTCTTGGGGGTCTACTCTAGCACAAGTATTAACAGATAATGGACATAGTGTTTTAGTCTATGATATTAATCCAGTGTATGTTGATAAAATTAATCATCAAAAACATCCATTTTTTGATGAACCATTAAAAGATATAAAAGCTACAAATAACTTAAAAGAAGCATTAGAATTTTCAGACTTAATACTTTTAAGTGTTCCTACTAAAGCAATGAGAGATGTACTAAAAGAAATAAACAGTTTAATCAATAGTAAAAAGTCTTTTGTTAATGTATCAAAAGGAATTGAACCTGAAACTTTAAAAAGAGTCAGTGAAATTGTAAAAGAAGAAATTAATCCTGAAAATTTAGAAAATTATGCTGTATTAACAGGACCTTCTCATGCCGAAGAAGTTATCTTAAGAAAACTAACTTTATTGACATCAGCTTCTGATAACCCAGAATTTGCAAAACAAATTCAATGTATTTTTTCAAATGATACTTATTTAAGAGTCTACACATCAAGTGATCTTATTGGATGTGAAGTAGGTGGCGCTGTTAAAAACGCAATCGCAGTTGTTAGTGGCATCCTAAGTGGTCATGGTTTAGGAGAAAACGCCAGAGCTGCTTTAATCACAAGAGGAATTTTAGAAATTATTCGTGTAGTTAAAGTAATGGGCGGTAAAACTGAAACTGCATTTGGACTCACTGGTATCGGAGATTTAATTGTAACAGCTTCAAGTGAAAACTCAAGAAACTTTACTGCTGGTAAAAAAATAGGCAGTGGTATCAACGCATCAAAAGCAGTAGAAGAATCTGTTCAAACAGTTGAAGGAATCAGAACTATCCAAGCGATGCACCTATTATCAATTGAAAAAAATATCGAATTACCTATCATTGATATAGCTTATGATGTTATCTTTAATAATTTAAGCGTTGAACAAGCAGTTGCTCATTTATTAACAAGAGATTTAAAGGAAGAAAAACTTGATTAA
- a CDS encoding HU family DNA-binding protein yields MNKTELIALVAERAEITQVLAENVVQAFIDIVTETLADREEKVVVTGFGTFEVRNRVGRRGKNPRTGEEIHVPAQKSPAFRAGKLLKDAVK; encoded by the coding sequence ATGAATAAAACTGAATTAATTGCTTTAGTTGCTGAAAGAGCTGAGATTACTCAAGTTTTGGCAGAAAATGTGGTTCAAGCTTTTATAGATATCGTTACAGAAACTCTAGCAGATAGAGAAGAAAAAGTTGTAGTAACTGGATTTGGTACTTTTGAGGTAAGAAACAGAGTAGGTCGCCGTGGAAAAAATCCAAGAACTGGTGAAGAAATTCATGTCCCAGCTCAAAAATCTCCTGCATTTAGAGCAGGTAAATTATTGAAAGATGCAGTAAAATAA
- a CDS encoding ankyrin repeat domain-containing protein, whose translation MIDYLLLQDININLQDISGETAVFDAVRKGRINIVKKFVMKYANINIANDRNETLLHLACAKGSYDLVKLLIESGATSSKTNEGKLPIHYAILSGHDDFIIPLLSEFSLSWDYLDENQNTFLHYATRTTNLKMVKLFLEYCLDTNALNDHFETPLFNAVKYGTDQIVELLLKNHALIEIKNRRYETPKMVAKIYQKYQIHEILEQYEESIKYKKENNEQVLRNAVLNRDHELLRRLISNQTILKKDYLGYTAYDYAVKYHLTVCINILKIIKK comes from the coding sequence GTGATTGATTACCTACTCTTACAAGACATTAACATTAACCTTCAAGATATTTCTGGTGAAACAGCTGTATTTGATGCAGTAAGAAAAGGTAGAATAAATATTGTAAAAAAGTTTGTCATGAAATATGCCAATATTAACATTGCCAATGACAGGAATGAGACATTACTACATTTGGCTTGTGCTAAAGGCTCATATGATCTGGTTAAGTTACTTATCGAAAGTGGGGCAACCTCATCCAAAACAAACGAAGGCAAACTTCCAATTCATTATGCTATCTTAAGTGGTCATGACGATTTTATCATTCCTCTTTTAAGTGAGTTTTCTCTTAGTTGGGATTACTTAGATGAAAATCAAAATACCTTTTTACATTATGCAACTAGAACAACTAATTTAAAAATGGTTAAACTATTTTTAGAATATTGTTTGGACACAAATGCACTAAATGATCATTTTGAAACGCCTTTATTTAATGCAGTTAAATATGGCACAGATCAAATAGTGGAACTCTTACTTAAAAATCATGCTTTAATTGAAATAAAAAATAGGCGCTATGAAACACCTAAAATGGTTGCTAAAATCTATCAAAAGTATCAAATTCATGAGATTCTTGAACAGTATGAAGAGTCTATTAAATATAAAAAAGAAAATAATGAACAAGTCTTAAGAAATGCAGTCTTAAACAGAGATCATGAATTATTAAGAAGACTTATTTCTAATCAGACGATACTTAAAAAAGATTATTTAGGGTACACAGCATACGATTATGCAGTAAAATATCATTTAACAGTTTGTATTAATATACTAAAGATAATAAAAAAATAG